Proteins found in one Plasmodium knowlesi strain H genome assembly, chromosome: 12 genomic segment:
- a CDS encoding cytochrome c1, heme protein, mitochondrial, putative, with translation MAGGGALNNLFPGYKDKIWLKLPYHLRIHLIKSWNQQFEKSISKAKIKNNKIKNLNYYLLDMFKPNENYKNRHTDYKRQICRGTLEEGCDFFLPNRRSQDRLKNHLQPYTEEENEERKKHKYLNLKYYLLFCLGFSVLHNTMQSRPVAWCMDYEPPHTPHYPFWFKSMFHSHDIPSVRRGFEVYRQICATCHSMEQLQFRSLVNEVYPENRMKQIAASYDIEDGPDDKGEMFTRPGILTDSFPKPYPNEEAARYANNGASPPDLSVITTARHNGPDYIFSLLTCYRDPPEGIHLRPGLYYNTYFAGGSISMPPPLQDDMIEYEDGTPCNVSQMAKDVVNFLTWAAEPTHDERKLTGLKLVSGAFIAMVLMTVWQRFFWTIYATRRIDFGKIKYL, from the exons ATGGCAGGTGGTGGAGCGCTAAACAATTTGTTCCCAGGATATAAGGACAAAATATGGCTCAAGCTTCCGTACCac CTCCGAATCCATCTAATTAAATCGTGGAACCAGCAATTCGAAAAGAGCATATCCAaggcgaaaataaaaaataacaaaataaaaaatttaaattactACCTACTGGACATGTTCAAACCAAATGAAAACTACAAGAACAGACACACGGATTATAAGAGGCAAATATGCAGAGGAACGTTAGAAGAAGGATGtgatttttttctaccaAATAGGAGAAGCCAAGATAGATTAAAAAATCATTTACAACCATAcacagaggaagaaaatgaagaaagaaaaaaacataaatatttaaatttaaaatattacCTACTGTTTTGCTTAGGATTTTCTGTGTTACATAACACTATGCAATCTAGGCCAGTAGCATGGTGTATGGATTATGaacccccccacacaccaCACTACCCATTTTGGTTTAAGTCCATGTTTCATTCGCATGACATACCAAGTGTAAGAAGAGGTTTCGAAGTGTACAGGCAAATATGTGCAACGTGTCATTCGATGGAACAGTTACAGTTTCGTAGTTTGGTTAATGAGGTTTATCCAGAAAATAGAATGAAACAAATTGCTGCATCATATGATATAGAAGATGGTCCTGATGATAAGGGAGAAATGTTCACCAGACCAGGAATCTTAACTGATTCTTTTCCAAAGCCTTatccaaatgaagaagcTGCTAGATATGCAAATAATGGTGCATCTCCACCAGATTTGTCAGTCATTACCACGGCTAGACATAACGGACCagattatatattttctttattgACTTGTTATCGAGATCCTCCTGAGGGAATTCACCTAAGACCAGGGTTGTATTATAACACTTATTTCGCAGGAGGGTCTATATCCATGCCCCCACCTCTACAGGATGATATGATTGAATATGAAGATGGTACTCCTTGTAATGTCTCCCAGATGGCTAAGGATGTAGTCAATTTTCTAACATGGGCAGCGGAACCAACACATGATGAGAGAAAATTAACAGGCCTCAAATTGGTGAGTGGCGCTTTTATTGCTATGGTGTTAATGACCGTATGGCAGAGATTTTTCTGGACCATCTATGCTACTAGAAGGATTGACTTTGGAAAAATCAAGTACCTATAA